The segment TATACACATGTGGATAGATTTAGTTTTTTTGATACTTCTCCCCAAATGATGTGGATATCCGTTAGAATAATGTGGATAGGTACCGAGAATTGGGGATAGACAGGTGAAGGAGCTAAAAGTTATGGACAAGCATAGCAGCTTTTTGTGGACAGAGCAGTTCAGGGTTCAGGCAAGTGACACGGATTACCGGTCAAGGGGCAAGCTCTCCTTCCTGCTGGATATTATGCAGCGTGCTGCGGATTCTGCTGTAAGCAGTCTGGGGCTAAGTATGGAGAGTATGCTCAAGGCGGGAATGGGCTGGATGATCATCACCCTTGATCTGAATCTGCAGCGTCTGCCGTCGCCGGGTGAGCTTCTTGATGTGCATACCTGGAGTAAAGGAAACAAAGGACCGCTCTGGCAGCGGGATTACCGGATCTATGATAGCCAAGGTGTAGAGCTTGCTTCGGCGCGCTCGATCTGGGCCCTTGTGGATATCGGGAAGCGGAAAATTCTGCGTCCATCGGCTTTGCCTATTGTTGTCGAGCCGTATGTAGAGGATTCCGTAGGAAGTCTGCCGGATAAAGTAATTATTCCATCCGAACTCCCCTTGCAGGAGGCTTACCGTTATCAGGTCAGATATAGCGGGCTGGATAACAACAAACATCTTAACAATGCCCGATATGCAGATTTATGCTGTGATGCACTGGCACTGGAGGAGTGGGAGGAGTTAGAGCTTATGGGACTTCATATTACCTATACCCAGGAAGCCAAGTATGCTGAGGAGATTAGTGTTATGCGATCTTCTCTAACTGAAGAAGGTGTATATGTGCGAGGGCAAGGCGGGGAACGGGTATTTTTTGAGGCTTGCTTGAAGCTTAGAAGATAGATTGATGTCTGAGAGAGAGACTTACATAGCGTTAAATCCAGACAGTGGCTCGAATTTCAGGGGAACTGTCTTTTGTCATATTTGCTACTTCCTTAGTTGTCACAAATACACAATTGGCATTCGTTATACAGGTGTAAAAGGAAAGTGGAGGTGATTCTTTTGGAGCAAGGCAACCCCGGGGGCCCAATGAATCCAAATAAGATTGAAGAAGCCATTCATCAGATACATGCAGGAGACAGGGAAGCGTTCTCAACAATAATTAAGGAGTATGAAAAAAAGATTTACACGTATTGCTACTATCTCCTAAGGAGCCGTGAAGAAGCAGAGGATGCTGTGCAGGATATATTCGTTAAGGTGTATCAGCAGCTTGGGCGTTATGAACGGCGGGTTTCTTTTTCGGCCTGGCTATATAAGGTGGCTTATCATCATTGTCTGGACCAGCTTCGCAGGCGTAAGCGACGCAGCCGGTTGCTGTCTCTGTATAAGCTGCAACTGATGACGAATCAACAAGCGTTGCCGGAGGATTCGCCGGTAGACCGGATTTTTGAAAATCTCACTTCGGAAGAGCGGGGGCTATTAATCCTTCGTGTCATTGAACAATACAGCTTCGAAGAGATCTCAATGATTACCGGAAGCAGTTCGGCGGCGCTGCGCAAAAAATATGAACGGCTCCGTAAAAAACTGATTCAGCAAAAAGCGGGTGAAAGGGGAGGGTGTGCTCATGGAGAAGTGGCAGAATCAAACTGAGAAGCAAATGCTGGAACGTATTCGCAGCAGCGTTGGAAGAGTAGAGCTTCCTGTAGATAGCTATAATGAGCAGATTATGAACCGGATCGAACATTTGGAGACCAGAGGAGGAAGCAAATTGCTTAAAAAGACATTAGCAGCCGCAAGTATAGCCGTAATGATCGGGTTAGGTACAGTAGCAGCAGGTTTCATCTCCCCGGTATGGGCCGATACATTGAGTCAATTGCCCGTGTTCAGCAGTATATTCAAGCACACGGAGAACCCGGGTTTGAAATTGGCGGCGGAACAGGGGCTGACTACTTCTCCTAATATGAGCGTTACCAAGGATGGAGTGACGTTAAGTGTTACGGAGGTATTTTATGATGGAATTCAGCTGGCCATTGGTTTTGAAAGAACTGGAGTAACAGATGAGCGGGTACTTGCAGAGATTACAAATTATAAAACTCATGAATTCGATCAGTCGACAAAAGGGCTGTTGGGTCTGCCGGTGGTTACTCTGGCGTCAGGAGAGCCTATCGGCTTCGGTTCTTCTATCACAGGTGATGTAAAAGGACAACCGAACACCCTCTTATTGGAGCTTAGAGAACTGCACAATGCTTCGGCTCTCGGAGACGAATTCAAGGTGAATATCCGCGTACCGGTTGCCCAGATCGCCGAGCCGTTTGAGTTCGAGGTAACAGCGAAGAAGCTTGCGGAGGGAATCATCAACCTTACCCCGGGCCAGGGAGCGAGCAAAGACTCCTTCCATTATAAAGTAAAGAGTCTGGACATCACGCCTGCTGCCATGAGGATGATCATCACCAGTGAAGGGGAAGTGCCTGCATCACCGGAGCAGACAGGGGAATATGGTCCAACGGAGGTATTCTATGAGCTTGTGGATGATGCCGGTAATGTAGCTACTTCCGGTCAGGGATATGCCTTGAGGAAGGCCGTTCAGCATCCTATTGTGGATAGTCTGTACAATCTCTTCCCGCAACCACCCAAGACGATTACGGTCAGACCGTATACATTCACTTTGGATAATGAGCTGAAGCTCTTGTTGGATGCTAATGGGAAACCGATGAGAACTTATCATAAGGATCTTGAGAGCACTATAGTGATTCCATGAACCCGCGAACCGTGAAAACGGGAATGGGTAAGATAGGCTGAGTCTGGCCCGTGTCTGCTGTGCAGATGCGGGCTTTTTTGGTTTTTTATGTTTTGGGGTCCCCGCAAAGTACCTAAGTCATCATCGAAGCTAAAGCCCCGCTTTGTGGGGTTATCTTGCTGATTAGGAAATTATGATTTACATCCGATGCGGATAAGTTGTGCATAAAGTTGGGGGGAAGTGTCTTGGAGCATCGGCAGGATGAAAATATTCTGGATCAGTAATTGGAATGACTTCGCTGATTTCACCGAACAGCCGGATAGGGTCGAAAAACCGACTACATTCGGTGCGGCAGAGGCGTGTGAGCCGGATATGGTCGAAAAACCGACTACATTCGGTGCGGCAGAGGCGTGTAGGCCGGATATGGTCGAAAAACCGACTACATTCGGTGCGGCAGAGGTGTGTGGGCCGAATGTGATCGAAAAACCGATCACAATGGGGATGCCGCAGGCATTTTGTTCCTGATTAGAGCAGCGTTAACGGAATGTAGATTTCACTTATAGAGTCCTGATGGTGGGGGCCTAGATAGTCTTGGCCGTAGTATTCAAATTCATAAGAGAGGTTCAGGCGGTAATCGGTTCTCGGCAGAAAAACGCCATAGATATATTTGTAGGTGGCAGATACTTCTGCGGATGGTCCTGTATGCTTAAATCTGAGATAACGTGCTGGAGGCAGTGTGTGAATGGGTAGATTGTGGCTTGTTTGTTCGCAGCTCGACTGAACGATAGTGCCGTCACGTACAGATGCCGGGGTATTCAACTCGCAGGCAATGTGAAAGGAGATTCCCTGGTCCTCATAGTTATCCGGCCAATAGCCTAGCTGATAATATTGTTCTGGAAGCTTGCGGTCCGGGATAGCGGAAAGGCTGCTGAACAACTGCTCCCATGCTGATCCGATGACCGACTGATCTTGCGTAACGGTAATGAATGGCCCCTGAAGCCTGATTTCACCAAGCTCAATCAGGTCAGGAGAGGCGCCCTTCTGGTCTGACCAATGTGGTAAATCAGCCGGCTGTAAGGGGTGAAGCAGCAGAGGGATGTCCGGGTTAGACTTGTGGCGGATATGGGTGGGAGTAGTGTGCAGCAGTCTTTTGAAGGCCCGGGTGAAGGTCTCGTAATCATTATAAGCATAGTCCAATGAGATCTCTTGAAAGGTCCGCTCGGGTCTGCCAAGAATCTCCCTGGCCGCCTCGGAAATCCTGCGTCTTGCAATATAGTCGCCCGGGGTGAACCCTGTAACCCCTTGAAACAGGCGGATGAAGTGGAACAAGGAATACCCAGTCTCTTTGGAGAGGTCCCGAACAGACAGCGGCTGCTTCAGATTCGATTCAATATATTGGGTGGCCTGCAGAATAAGCTGGCTGTTCTTCATGAAGTCCTCTCCTCTATGGTTACTCTACAGTCCACTCCCCCCATGAGGCAGCCCACTCGGGCACTCTAACCTGATAGACACGGTCGGTGGAAGGGAAATAAGCTTTGATATCAAGTACAGGTGTTCCTTGATAGGCATCCAGTCCGCTGACCTCCACAATTCCCTGATCAAGATCGACGGATATAATACGGGCAACTGTAAGTCCAATCGGATTAGGGCGGACCGGTGACCGGGTCGCAAAAACACCACTGACCGGCGCATTATAGGGAGGCTCGATCTGCGTAGTTTCCCGGAAGCAATCTTCTGCAAACTCATGAATCCACCACAGGATCTGGCAGTGGCTGAAAGCATCTAACCCCTTCAAGGCAGGTCTGTATTCGGGTCTAATCTCAAGTCGCAGGTTCTGCGGTGTTCCCATTACTACTCCTACTGGTATAATATTATACAATTCTGAGGCGGGCATTGGCTGTGACTCCTTTCGGCTGGGGGATGATTCTAGTCTAGCTGAAGTGGAGGGAATTCGGCCTGATGATAATTGCGGACTTGTATGTCATGTTATAATAGGTTGTTGATGACAGGAGGGGTTTGGACGATGAAGGTATTAGTATTGGCAGAGAAGCCGTCGGTGGCCCGTGAGATTGCGCGGGTGCTGGGCTGTGGGAATAAACAGAAGAGTTATATGGAAGGTCCGAAATATGTGGTGACCTGGGCGCTGGGGCATCTGGTGGGCCTGGCTGAGCCTGAGGACTATAACAATAAATATGCAACCTGGGCGCTGGAGGATCTGCCGATTCTTCCAGAGAAGGCCAAGCTGAAGGTGCTGCGCGAGACCAGCCAGCAGTATAAGGCTGTGCAGCAGCTGATGAAACGGCAGGATATCGAAGAGCTGATCGTAGCAACGGATGCGGCGCGTGAGGGTGAGTTGCTGGCGCGCTGGATTATGAATATGGCTGGCTGGAAAAAGCCGTTCCGGCGGCTGTGGATCTCTTCGCAGACGGATAAGGCGATTAAGGAAGGATTCGCTTCGCTCCGGCCTGGACGGGATTTCGACCGGCTGTATGAATCTGCCCGCTGCCGTGCTGAGGCGGATTGGATGATCGGGCTGAATGTGACCCGGGCCTTAACCTGCAAGTTCGGCGCGCCGCTCTCTGCGGGGCGTGTGCAGACACCTACCTTAGGAATGATTATGGACCGGGAGAATGAGATTACCGGCTTCCGTTCCCAGGAATATGATCTGCTGACTGGGGATTTCGGGAATTTCCAGGCGGGATGGCGCGCGCAGGGCGGGGATGGACGGATTTTTGATAGAGAGAAGACAGGAGTTCTTAAAGATAAGCTTACAGGCCGCAACGGAAGGATTACTAAGGTCCTGAAGAGTGAGAAAAGCGAGCCTCATCCGCTGGCTTACGATCTGACTGAGCTGCAGCGGGATGCCAACCGCAAATTCGGCTTCTCGGCCAAGCAGACCTCAAGTGTGCTCCAGAAGCTGTATGAACAGCATAAGCTGGTCACTTATCCGCGTACAGACAGCCGTTATCTGACCGCTGATATGACGGGTACGCTAAAAGAAAGACTCGACAGCGTGGCTGTAGGTCCGTATGTAGCTCTCGCCAGACCGCTGCTGCGGAAGCCGCTGCCAATCACAAAGCGGATTGTCGATGACAGCAAGGTCAGCGATCACCACGCGATTATTCCGACCGAGCAGACGGTGCTGCTCAATCTGTTGAGTACGGAAGAGCGGAAGCTCTACGATCTGATCGTACGGCGGTTCATTAGCCTGTTCTATCCTCCGGCCCGTTATGACGCCGTAGCTGTGACGGTAACCGTCGATGGTGAAAGCTTCTATGTGAAGGGAACTACCGTCAAGGATGCAGGCTGGCGTGAGGTATACGGCGGAGATATGAGCCAGGATGACGAAGAGGAGAATGCGGGGGATGAACCCGCAGCAGGCAGTGTGAAGCTGCCGGAGCTGCGGGAAGGCGATAGCGTGAAGCTTGCGCGCTGCATCATCAAGCCGGGACGGACTCAGCCGCCGAAGCGTTATAATGAAGCGACGCTGCTGACGCAGATGGAGAAGCATGGGCTGGGGACACCGGCCACCCGTGCGGATATCATTGAGAAGCTGGTCAGCTCGGATACGATTGAACGGCAGGGCAATCTGCTGCATCCGACTGGCAAGGGCAAGCAATTGATTGAACTGGTCTCGGGACAGCTGCGTACACCGGAGCTGACGGCACGCTGGGAAGCAGAGCTGGAGAGAATTGCGCGCGGGCAGGGGCGCCCGGAGCCGTTCCTGCAGGGTATCCGGAGTATGGCCCAGGAGCTGGTGTCCGGGGTGAAGAACAGTGGAGCGGAATACAAGCCGCATAATGTCTCTAACAGCCATTGTCCGGAGTGTGGAACAAGGATGTTAGAGAAGAAGACCAAACGCGGCAAGCTGCTGGTCTGTCCGAAGGAGGACTGCGGCTACACGCGGGCGGGCGAGAAGCAGTTGTCGAACCGCCGCTGCCCGCAGTGCCATAAGAAGATGGAGATGAAGGAGGGCAAGGCCGGGAAGTATGTGCAGTGCCTCGGCTGCGGAATTACAGAGACGATGGATAAGGATCACAAGCATATCAACAAACGCGAGCAGCAGAAGCTGGTTCAGCAGTACAGCAAGACGGAAAGTGCCGGTAACAATCTTGGCGACCTGTTGAAGGCGGCGATGGAAGCGAAGCAGAAGGGCAAGTAGTCCAAGCAGCTGGAAGGCCGTACAACTGGGCAAGCTAACCTGATGTGGGATAGAGCTGTTAGGTGGATGCGCTCATGAGTGAAAGACTAGGTGACAAAGAAAGGCCCCTAATAAGACTGCCGGGATATACCGGTGGTCTTGTTGCGGCTTAAGGACTATTCAAGGGACGGCAGATATGCTTTACTGTAGAAGATTGATACGGGGTCAGGCGTTAGGGCTCCGGTAAATAGAGTGGGGCGGGTGGAGAAGTGGCGGCGGCTGAAGGTTTAGCGGGTGTGGAGAAAGCGGCAGAGGCTCCGGGTACGAAGGGGAGCAGCCGGTTGTATTTTCTGGTGATTGTCTTTATGTTCTGGTTCTCTTCATATATCTATGTTCCTGTGCTCTCGCCTTATGTGGAGCATCTGGGAGCTTCTTATGTCATGGTAGGAGCGGTGCTTGGGATATACGGCCTGATGCAGATTCTGTTCCGGCTGCCGATAGGGATGGGTTCAGATGTGCTTAACCGGCGGCGGCCGTTCATTTATCTGGGACTGATTGCAAGCGGAGCGAGCTGTCTGCTGTTCCTGGCAGGGGCACATCCGGGTTGGGCGCTGGCGGCGCGGGCGGTCTCGGGGATAGCAGCATCGGCGTGGGTCGTGTACTCGGTGATGTTCGCAGGGTATTTTCCGAAAGAAGAGGCGGGCAGGGCTATGGGGATGCTCCAGTTCACCACGGTGATTGCCCAGTTGACCAGCATGATGATCAGCGGCTATATCGTAGACCACTTCGGCTGGAATACCCCGTTCATCATCGGAGGGGTTGTGGCGGTGGCCGCGATGCTGCTGGTCGTCCGTCTTCCGGAGCAACAGCTGGAGAAGCGTGCAGCGATTAAGCTCAAGGATCTGGCCGGTGTCGTGAAGGAGCCGCTGCTGGTAAAAGTATCGCTGTTATCAGTGCTGGCCCATTGTGTGCTGTTCATTACAATGTTCGGCTACACGCCGAATCAGGCGCTCTATATTGGCGCGAGCAAGGGGAGTCTCGGCTGGCTGACGCTGGCTTTTATGCTGCCTCATGCGGTAGCGACCCTCTATGGAGCGCGGCTGTTCGGCCGGTGGCTGGGCGACCGGGGGACGCTGATGCTGGGTTTTGCCGGAAGTGCGGTGTTCACGCTGCTCATTCCTTCGATGCCCACGCTTGCGGCGTTATGCATAACACAGATCGGGAACGGCTTCATGCAGGGCCTGATCTTCCCGCTCCTGCTGGGTAAATCGGTCTCCGGGGTAGCTCCGTTCAAGCGGGCGACGGCGATGGGCTTCTATCAGGCGGTGTATGCGATCGGCATGTCCGGCGGTCCTTTTGTGGCGGGATGGATGAGTGCGGCGTATGGCCTGCGCGGAGGCTTCTGGCTGGGCGCCATTGCAGCGGTGCTTGCGGCGGTGCTGTCCTGGTTCTGGATCAGGGAAGCCGGAGCCGCAGGCGGGCGGAGCAAGAAAGAGCGGCGGTTGCAGGGCCGGTGATGTGAGGTTATTGGTTTTTTGCCGGAAAGGGTAATATAATAGAGAGCAGAGTAGGATGCTAGGAGGAGGGGCCGGAAGGATGGTCAAGGTGGTATTGCTGTGGTTCGCGCTGATCAACATTATCGGGTATGTCGTGATGTCGGAAGACAAGAACAAGGCCCGGAAAAGACGGGATCGGGTGCCGGAGAAAACACTGTTTCTGCTGGCGTTCATGGGCGGTGCGCTGGGTGTGCTGATTGCCATGTACCGCAAACGCCACAAGACAAGGCATACTTCCTTCAGACTCGGAATTCCGCTGCTGCTGCTGCTGAATATGGTGCTGTATGGATATTTTTTGAGGTAAGCCGCTTAAGGGCTTGGTAATGATGTAAATAATAGAAAGAGGTGGCGTATATGTTATTCTCTAAAATTCTGCTTGCCTATGACGGTTCAAAGGCTTCGAATCAGGCTCTGGAACGGGCGATTGAGCTGGCTAAGGTAACGCCAGGGTCCTCCCTGTACGTCGTACACGCATTTGAATTCCCGCGATTCTTCATCGGGGAAGCTCTCGCGCCTCTGCCGGCATCGGTGAACAAGGATTATTATGACCTCGCGGTCCAGACTACGGATGAAGTGAAAAGCCGGCTGGAAGCCGAAGGTCTGAATGCTACGGTAGAATTGCTGCAGGGATCGCCTGCGGAAATTATTCTGAATTATGCCAAAGAGCAGAATGCAGATGTGATCGTAATCGGCAGCCGGGGGCTGGGCGGTATCCGGGAATTCGTTCTGGGCAGCGTCAGCCATAATGTGGTGCAAAGTGCGCGCATTCCGGTGCTGGTTGTTAAATAATAGGGAATTTAGTAGAGGGACGCTGCGGCGTTCCCCTTTTTTTAGGAGATATTTATATGTTTTGGGGTCCCCGCAAAGTACCTGAGTTATCTTCGAGGCTAAGCTCCACTTTGTGGGGTTATTTTAATACGAGGATGGGCGGATTAGCGGGAATAAGATTTTCAATCAAGCCCAAAAGCGAACATTATACAGACATGATATGACAATGTTCGTGTTTAAGTTGACATGATGTGTAGGGCGTTGTTAAACTGAATCTATGAAGAGCTCGTATAAAACCGGGGATAGGGCCCGGAAGTTTCTACCCGGTAACCGTAAATTGCCGGACTACGAGGAAATAGGATAACTGGAACGGCAGCAGATAGCCTCCCCGCAGACCGGGGCGGTGTTCCTGCATTCTCCTGTCTGTAAGGACGGGGACTGTGCAGCTGCCAGGCGGTTATCACCTGATTCCTTAGTAGTCCGGGTCCACCCGCAGCAGAATGCGTCTGGAGTCCGGGCTATTTTTCTCGGTCAACGCGGGAATTGGCAGGAAACGGGACACACTGAAATCAGAGAAATCTCTATAACGGAAATGGAAGGCTGGGTGAACGATGTCTGTGCAAGTAGGTGTCATTATGGGCAGCAAATCGGACTATGAAACGATGAGGCATACCTGTGAAGTGCTGGAGGAGCTGGATATAGCTTATGAGAAAAAGGTTGTCTCCGCACACCGCACACCGGATCTGATGTTCCGTTATGCCGAAGAGGCAGCGGAGCGCGGCTTGCGGGTTATTATCGCCGGAGCGGGCGGCGCGGCGCATCTGCCGGGTATGGTGGCTGCGAAGACCACGCTGCCGGTCATCGGTGTACCTGTGCAGTCTAAGGCCTTGAACGGCATGGATTCGCTGCTGTCTATTGTGCAGATGCCTGCGGGCATCCCTGTAGCGACGGTAGCAATTGGCCGCGCCGGAGCGATCAATGCGGGACTGCTGGCGGCGCAGATCATCGGCGCCTTCGAGCCGGAGGTGGCGGACAGGGTGCAGCTGCGGCGCGAGGCGACTCAGCAAGAGGTGCTGGAAAGCAGCGAGAGCCTATGAGCCCGGAGGAGCTGAAGGCCGGGGGATTGGAGAGCGGCCCAGAGCGCGCTATGAAGGCTGAGGGCGAAGCGGAAGGTGCCGGAGCTGGACGAATGGTAAAGGCTGAAGGCGAAGCGGAAGGTGCTGGAGCTGGACGAATGGTAAAGGCTGAAGGCGAAGCGATAGCTGCCGGGGCTGAAGCACAGCGGGAAGAGACCGGGGCACAGTTGCCACGGACGCTGTTGCCCGGCGCAACGATCGGCGTGCTCGGCGGCGGGCAGCTTGGGCGCATGCTGGCGTTGTCCGGCAGCGCCATGGGCTACCGCTTCGTGGCGCTGGACCCGGCAAAGGATGCGCCGTGCGGGCAGGTGACGCCGCAGATCACTGCGGCGTATAACGACCGGGACGCCGCGCGTGAGCTGGCGCGGCGCTCGGACGTCATCACGTACGAGTTCGAGAACGTGGATGCGG is part of the Paenibacillus sp. FSL M7-0420 genome and harbors:
- the tsaA gene encoding tRNA (N6-threonylcarbamoyladenosine(37)-N6)-methyltransferase TrmO, whose amino-acid sequence is MGTPQNLRLEIRPEYRPALKGLDAFSHCQILWWIHEFAEDCFRETTQIEPPYNAPVSGVFATRSPVRPNPIGLTVARIISVDLDQGIVEVSGLDAYQGTPVLDIKAYFPSTDRVYQVRVPEWAASWGEWTVE
- the purE gene encoding 5-(carboxyamino)imidazole ribonucleotide mutase; amino-acid sequence: MSVQVGVIMGSKSDYETMRHTCEVLEELDIAYEKKVVSAHRTPDLMFRYAEEAAERGLRVIIAGAGGAAHLPGMVAAKTTLPVIGVPVQSKALNGMDSLLSIVQMPAGIPVATVAIGRAGAINAGLLAAQIIGAFEPEVADRVQLRREATQQEVLESSESL
- a CDS encoding DNA topoisomerase III, encoding MKVLVLAEKPSVAREIARVLGCGNKQKSYMEGPKYVVTWALGHLVGLAEPEDYNNKYATWALEDLPILPEKAKLKVLRETSQQYKAVQQLMKRQDIEELIVATDAAREGELLARWIMNMAGWKKPFRRLWISSQTDKAIKEGFASLRPGRDFDRLYESARCRAEADWMIGLNVTRALTCKFGAPLSAGRVQTPTLGMIMDRENEITGFRSQEYDLLTGDFGNFQAGWRAQGGDGRIFDREKTGVLKDKLTGRNGRITKVLKSEKSEPHPLAYDLTELQRDANRKFGFSAKQTSSVLQKLYEQHKLVTYPRTDSRYLTADMTGTLKERLDSVAVGPYVALARPLLRKPLPITKRIVDDSKVSDHHAIIPTEQTVLLNLLSTEERKLYDLIVRRFISLFYPPARYDAVAVTVTVDGESFYVKGTTVKDAGWREVYGGDMSQDDEEENAGDEPAAGSVKLPELREGDSVKLARCIIKPGRTQPPKRYNEATLLTQMEKHGLGTPATRADIIEKLVSSDTIERQGNLLHPTGKGKQLIELVSGQLRTPELTARWEAELERIARGQGRPEPFLQGIRSMAQELVSGVKNSGAEYKPHNVSNSHCPECGTRMLEKKTKRGKLLVCPKEDCGYTRAGEKQLSNRRCPQCHKKMEMKEGKAGKYVQCLGCGITETMDKDHKHINKREQQKLVQQYSKTESAGNNLGDLLKAAMEAKQKGK
- a CDS encoding DUF4179 domain-containing protein, with the protein product MEKWQNQTEKQMLERIRSSVGRVELPVDSYNEQIMNRIEHLETRGGSKLLKKTLAAASIAVMIGLGTVAAGFISPVWADTLSQLPVFSSIFKHTENPGLKLAAEQGLTTSPNMSVTKDGVTLSVTEVFYDGIQLAIGFERTGVTDERVLAEITNYKTHEFDQSTKGLLGLPVVTLASGEPIGFGSSITGDVKGQPNTLLLELRELHNASALGDEFKVNIRVPVAQIAEPFEFEVTAKKLAEGIINLTPGQGASKDSFHYKVKSLDITPAAMRMIITSEGEVPASPEQTGEYGPTEVFYELVDDAGNVATSGQGYALRKAVQHPIVDSLYNLFPQPPKTITVRPYTFTLDNELKLLLDANGKPMRTYHKDLESTIVIP
- a CDS encoding AraC family transcriptional regulator gives rise to the protein MKNSQLILQATQYIESNLKQPLSVRDLSKETGYSLFHFIRLFQGVTGFTPGDYIARRRISEAAREILGRPERTFQEISLDYAYNDYETFTRAFKRLLHTTPTHIRHKSNPDIPLLLHPLQPADLPHWSDQKGASPDLIELGEIRLQGPFITVTQDQSVIGSAWEQLFSSLSAIPDRKLPEQYYQLGYWPDNYEDQGISFHIACELNTPASVRDGTIVQSSCEQTSHNLPIHTLPPARYLRFKHTGPSAEVSATYKYIYGVFLPRTDYRLNLSYEFEYYGQDYLGPHHQDSISEIYIPLTLL
- a CDS encoding MFS transporter is translated as MAAAEGLAGVEKAAEAPGTKGSSRLYFLVIVFMFWFSSYIYVPVLSPYVEHLGASYVMVGAVLGIYGLMQILFRLPIGMGSDVLNRRRPFIYLGLIASGASCLLFLAGAHPGWALAARAVSGIAASAWVVYSVMFAGYFPKEEAGRAMGMLQFTTVIAQLTSMMISGYIVDHFGWNTPFIIGGVVAVAAMLLVVRLPEQQLEKRAAIKLKDLAGVVKEPLLVKVSLLSVLAHCVLFITMFGYTPNQALYIGASKGSLGWLTLAFMLPHAVATLYGARLFGRWLGDRGTLMLGFAGSAVFTLLIPSMPTLAALCITQIGNGFMQGLIFPLLLGKSVSGVAPFKRATAMGFYQAVYAIGMSGGPFVAGWMSAAYGLRGGFWLGAIAAVLAAVLSWFWIREAGAAGGRSKKERRLQGR
- a CDS encoding DUF1294 domain-containing protein, which translates into the protein MVKVVLLWFALINIIGYVVMSEDKNKARKRRDRVPEKTLFLLAFMGGALGVLIAMYRKRHKTRHTSFRLGIPLLLLLNMVLYGYFLR
- a CDS encoding RNA polymerase sigma factor produces the protein MNPNKIEEAIHQIHAGDREAFSTIIKEYEKKIYTYCYYLLRSREEAEDAVQDIFVKVYQQLGRYERRVSFSAWLYKVAYHHCLDQLRRRKRRSRLLSLYKLQLMTNQQALPEDSPVDRIFENLTSEERGLLILRVIEQYSFEEISMITGSSSAALRKKYERLRKKLIQQKAGERGGCAHGEVAESN
- a CDS encoding acyl-[acyl-carrier-protein] thioesterase — its product is MDKHSSFLWTEQFRVQASDTDYRSRGKLSFLLDIMQRAADSAVSSLGLSMESMLKAGMGWMIITLDLNLQRLPSPGELLDVHTWSKGNKGPLWQRDYRIYDSQGVELASARSIWALVDIGKRKILRPSALPIVVEPYVEDSVGSLPDKVIIPSELPLQEAYRYQVRYSGLDNNKHLNNARYADLCCDALALEEWEELELMGLHITYTQEAKYAEEISVMRSSLTEEGVYVRGQGGERVFFEACLKLRR
- a CDS encoding universal stress protein, whose amino-acid sequence is MLFSKILLAYDGSKASNQALERAIELAKVTPGSSLYVVHAFEFPRFFIGEALAPLPASVNKDYYDLAVQTTDEVKSRLEAEGLNATVELLQGSPAEIILNYAKEQNADVIVIGSRGLGGIREFVLGSVSHNVVQSARIPVLVVK